One window of the Lepisosteus oculatus isolate fLepOcu1 chromosome 24, fLepOcu1.hap2, whole genome shotgun sequence genome contains the following:
- the LOC102685772 gene encoding probable G-protein coupled receptor 21, with translation MNSSSDANHSSQLFCLLGVGYSQTLNICVLEVVIIIFLTVLIISGNLVVIFVFHCAPLLNHHTTSYFIQTMAYADLFVGVSCLFPSLSLLHYPTGLDESVTCKIFGYIVSVLKSVSMASLACISVDRYIAITRPLSYNTLVTPCRLRACIALIWIYSCVVFLPSFFGWGKPGYHGDVFRWCAKSWNTNTYFTSFIVVLLYAPAAFTVCFTYFNIFRICQQHTKEINDRRVRFSSQEGESGDGQGCPDKRYAMVLFRITSVFYILWLPYIIYFLLESSHIYDNPVASFLTTWLAISNSFCNCVIYSLSNSVFRKGLKRLSGAVCASCARRVESKKPPAPTSTRSTNVCNV, from the coding sequence ATGAACTCGTCCTCGGATGCAAATCATAGCAGCCAGCTGTTCTGTCTCCTGGGTGTCGGTTACTCGCAGACCCTGAATATTTGCGTCCTGGAAGTGGTCATCATCATTTTCCTCACTGTCCTCATCATTTCGGGGAACCTGGTAGTGATCTTCGTCTTCCACTGTGCCCCCCTGCTCAACCACCACACCACGAGCTACTTCATCCAGACAATGGCGTACGCCGACCTGTTTGTGGGGGTGAGCTGCCTTTTCCCCTCGCTGTCGCTGCTGCACTATCCGACTGGCTTGGACGAGTCGGTGACTTGCAAGATTTTCGGCTACATCGTCTCCGTGCTGAAGAGCGTCTCCATGGCCTCGCTGGCGTGCATCAGCGTGGACAGGTACATCGCGATCACGAGACCCCTGTCGTACAACACGCTGGTCACCCCGTGCCGGCTGCGGGCGTGCATCGCCCTGATCTGGATCTACTCCTGCGTGGTCTTCCTGCCTTCCTTTTTCGGATGGGGCAAGCCCGGCTACCACGGCGACGTCTTCCGGTGGTGCGCCAAATCCTGGAATACAAACACCTACTTTACCTCTTTCATCGTGGTCCTGCTGTACGCGCCGGCCGCCTTCACGGTGTGTTTTACCTACTTCAACATCTTCCGCATCTGTCAGCAGCACACCAAGGAGATCAACGACCGCCGGGTGCGCTTCAGCTCCCAGGAGGGCGAGTCGGGCGACGGCCAGGGCTGTCCGGACAAACGCTATGCCATGGTCCTGTTTCGCATCACCAGCGTGTTCTACATTCTCTGGCTGCCCTACATCATCTACTTCCTCCTGGAGAGCTCCCACATCTACGACAACCCCGTGGCCTCCTTCCTGACCACCTGGCTGGCCATCAGCAACAGCTTCTGCAACTGCGTCATCTACAGCCTCTCCAACAGCGTCTTCCGCAAGGGGCTGAAGAGGCTCTCGGGGGCCGTCTGCGCCTCCTGCGCCCGGCGCGTGGAGAGCAAGAAGCCGCCGGCCCCCACCAGCACGAGGTCCACCAACGTCTGCAACGTGTAG